The Polyodon spathula isolate WHYD16114869_AA chromosome 13, ASM1765450v1, whole genome shotgun sequence genome includes a region encoding these proteins:
- the LOC121325713 gene encoding elongation of very long chain fatty acids protein 6-like produces the protein MNAREHLPPLQEYDFERSFDEREAIEWMQENWSKSFVFSALYAAVIFGGQQFMKERQKLELRKPLVLWSLSLAVFSIIGAVRTGWYMLYILDTSGFKQSVCDQSFYSGPVSKFWAYAFVLSKAPELGDTVFIVLRKQPLIFLHWYHHITVLLYSWYSYKDRVAGGGWFMTMNYLAHALMYSYYAARAAGVRVPRPLAMLITTMQIAQMVMGLVVSGLVFFWMQDGRCFSYLDNILWASLMYLSYLFLFLSFFYQTYIKGGSSSRYSGSNSSKKTVKAD, from the exons ATGAATGCAAGAGAGCACCTTCCACCTTTGCAAGAATACGACTTTGAGCGGAGCTTTGATGAGCGAGAGGCGATCGAATGGATGCAGGAAAACTG GAGCAAGTCCTTTGTGTTCTCAGCCCTGTACGCCGCTGTGATTTTCGGGGGGCAGCAGTTTATGAAGGAGAGGCAAAAACTGGAGCTCCGCAAGCCCCTGGTTCTGTGGTCCCTCAGCCTGGCAGTCTTCAG TATCATCGGGGCTGTGCGGACCGGCTGGTACATGCTGTACATTCTGGACACCAGTGGCTTCAAGCAGTCCGTGTGTGACCAGAGCTTCTACAGCGGCCCTGTCAGCAAGTTCTGGGCGTACGCATTTGTGCTGAGTAAGGCTCCCGAACTAG GGGACACAGTGTTCATTGTGCTCCGGAAGCAGCCACTCATCTTCCTGCACTGGTACCACCACATCACGGTGCTGCTGTACTCCTGGTACTCCTACAAGGACCGCGTGGCAGGAGGGGGCTGGTTCATGACCATGAACTACCTGGCCCACGCGCTCATGTACAGCTACTATGCGGCGCGGGCGGCGGGCGTGCGGGTGCCCCGCCCCCTCGCCATGCTCATCACCACCATGCAGATCGCACAGATGGTCATGGGGCTGGTGGTCAGCGGCCTGGTCTTTTTCTGGATGCAGGACGGACGTTGCTTCTCCTACCTAGACAATATCCTGTGGGCCTCCCTCATGTACCTCAGCTACCTGTTCCTCTTCCTGTCCTTCTTCTATCAGACCTACATCAAGGGCGGGAGCAGCAGCAGGTACAGcggcagcaacagcagcaagaaGACCGTCAAGGCAGACTAG
- the LOC121325712 gene encoding ferroptosis suppressor protein 1-like — protein sequence MGAHLSVDPSVHVVIVGGGFGGIAAARELKSKGVPFTLLDLKDAFHHNVGALRASVQTGFARKTFIPYAATFGESFKLGRVVRIDLETQAVVLEGGEELKFSHLILSTGSEGDFPGKFIEPVTMETAIQQYEDMVKEVQAAERIVVVGGGSAGVEMAAELKTDHPSKEVTLIHSHVALADVELLPSVRQGVKEGLLQKGVQLLLSEKVSNLAELSINVTQKGMKVLTDKGSEVTADLIIRCTGIRVNSAAYSSALGDRLAENGALRVNAYLQVEGLQNVYAIGDCAHLQELKMAYHAGLHGAVAAENIINTLRNKPLRSYTPGCLTMLVTLGRDGGVGQINGYKVGSLVVRMAKSKDLFAGKSWKNMEQSIPQ from the exons ATGGGAGCTCACCTCTCTGTGGACCCCAGTGTCCACGTCGTGATCGTGGGCGGCGGGTTTGGGGGGATTGCGGCAGCCCGGGAGCTCAAGAGCAAGGGGGTCcccttcaccctgctggacctcAAGGATGCCTTCCACCACAACGTAGGGGCACTGCGGGCCTCGGTGCAGACAG gGTTTGCGCGGAAGACTTTTATACCCTACGCAGCCACGTTCGGAGAAAGTTTCAAGCTGGGCAGGGTGGTCAGGATCGACCTGGAGACACAAGCAGTGGTTCTGGAGGGAGGAGAG GAATTGAAGTTCTCTCACCTCATCCTGTCCACCGGCAGCGAGGGAGATTTTCCGGGCAAATTTATCGAACCGGTTACCATGGAAACAGCCATCCAGCAGTATGAAGACATGGTGAAGGAG GTTCAGGCTGCAGAGAGGATCGTGGTGGTCGGAGGGGGGTCTGCAGGAGTGGAGATGGCTGCTGAGCTCAAAACAGACCATCCCAGTAAAGAG GTGACTCTGATCCACTCCCACGTGGCCCTAGCTGATGTGGAGTTGCTCCCTAGTGTGCGGCAGGGAGTGAAGGAGGGGCTCCTACAGAAGGGGGTCCAGCTGCTGCTGA GTGAGAAGGTGAGTAACCTGGCTGAGCTCTCCATCAACGTGACCCAGAAGGGCATGAAGGTATTGACGGACAAGGGGTCGGAGGTCACGGCTGACCTCATTATCCGCTGCACAGGGATCCGCGTGAACTCTGCAGCGTACAGCTCCGCTCTGG GGGACAGGCTGGCGGAGAACGGCGCACTGAGGGTCAACGCTTACCTGCAGGTGGAGGGGCTCCAGAACGTGTACGCCATCGGAGACTGCGCCCACCTGCAGGAGCTCAAAATGGCATACCACGCGGGACTGCACGGGGCCGTGGCAGCTGAGAACATCATCAACACCCTGAGAAACAAGCCACTGCGCTCCTACACGCCTG GCTGTCTGACCATGCTGGTGACTCTGGGCCGGGATGGTGGCGTCGGTCAGATCAACGGCTACAAGGTGGGCAGCCTGGTGGTCAGGATGGCAAAAAGCAAGGACCTATTTGCAGGGAAGAGCTGGAAAAACATGGAACAGTCCATTCCACAGTGA